One window of the Thermodesulfovibrionales bacterium genome contains the following:
- a CDS encoding aminodeoxychorismate/anthranilate synthase component II has product MKKPKVEDRGNMLLMIDNYDSFTYNLVQHLGELGGDVRVFRNDRITIEEIEGLQPERIVISPGPCTPKEAGISIAVINHFSGKVPILGVCLGHQSIGAAFGGDIIRAPKLMHGKTSMIYHDGKTIFEDLPNPFEATRYHSLVIKKETMPGCLEISAWTEDGEIMGVRHKEFLVEGVQFHPESILTKVGKDLLRNFLSLGKGR; this is encoded by the coding sequence ATGAAGAAACCTAAGGTGGAGGATAGAGGAAACATGCTCCTCATGATTGATAACTATGACTCTTTCACGTATAACCTTGTGCAGCACCTCGGCGAACTGGGAGGCGACGTCAGGGTATTCAGGAATGACAGAATCACCATCGAAGAGATCGAAGGGCTGCAACCTGAAAGGATCGTCATTTCGCCAGGTCCATGCACTCCCAAAGAAGCGGGCATATCGATAGCCGTTATAAATCATTTTTCGGGGAAGGTCCCCATCCTCGGCGTATGTCTCGGCCACCAGTCCATAGGGGCCGCTTTCGGAGGGGACATTATAAGGGCTCCGAAGCTCATGCATGGTAAGACGTCCATGATATACCATGACGGGAAGACGATCTTTGAAGATCTTCCGAACCCCTTTGAGGCGACACGGTACCACTCCTTGGTCATAAAGAAGGAGACCATGCCCGGTTGTCTTGAGATCTCGGCGTGGACAGAAGATGGAGAAATCATGGGGGTGAGACATAAGGAGTTTCTCGTTGAAGGAGTGCAGTTTCATCCCGAATCCATACTCACGAAGGTCGGGAAAGACCTGTTGAGAAATTTCCTTTCCCTTGGAAAAGGCCGATGA